A window of Paenibacillus sp. 19GGS1-52 contains these coding sequences:
- a CDS encoding TetR/AcrR family transcriptional regulator, translating into MARSKEFDIDTVLGKAMTIFWQQGYEKTSMQDLVSGMGIHKRSMYDTFGDKHTLYMKVMERYTEIISAKMEERVQGLPSAKGAIRLLFETTVHKKDVEPKGCLLVNTAVELSNHDPIATAKVNQSFMNNERLLEQLVQHGQENEEISGQYSPSALSFYLHNALVGLRVMVKTTSDLQKLDGIIDTTLAILD; encoded by the coding sequence ATGGCTCGAAGTAAAGAGTTCGATATAGATACCGTTCTCGGTAAAGCGATGACGATATTTTGGCAGCAGGGCTATGAGAAAACATCTATGCAGGATCTGGTATCCGGCATGGGTATTCATAAGAGAAGCATGTACGATACCTTCGGAGACAAACACACTTTATATATGAAAGTAATGGAACGTTATACCGAAATCATCTCAGCGAAGATGGAAGAGCGGGTTCAAGGTCTACCCTCCGCCAAAGGAGCCATTCGGCTGCTATTCGAAACAACTGTTCATAAGAAGGACGTTGAGCCTAAGGGTTGCCTGCTTGTGAATACGGCGGTGGAATTGTCCAATCATGATCCTATTGCGACGGCTAAGGTCAATCAGAGCTTTATGAATAATGAGCGACTCTTGGAGCAACTAGTGCAGCATGGTCAAGAGAATGAAGAAATTTCCGGACAGTATTCGCCATCGGCTCTTTCTTTTTATCTGCATAATGCTTTGGTGGGCCTGCGTGTAATGGTCAAGACAACATCAGATTTGCAGAAGCTGGACGGGATCATCGATACCACACTTGCCATTTTAGATTGA